A portion of the Juglans microcarpa x Juglans regia isolate MS1-56 chromosome 1D, Jm3101_v1.0, whole genome shotgun sequence genome contains these proteins:
- the LOC121242883 gene encoding protein PUTATIVE RECOMBINATION INITIATION DEFECT 1 isoform X1, with product MFVNDSQEPDLDLEEEAESYFDPSQSCPQGHRSTLILRTQQGGSICLLCFSNLVSNPLSPTLHVSYALSQLSHALSQPQFLHSIRSFHSHLFVSPLVKALSSFDDEPIARQVIDLIVNICDSDDGSVCCEFVARVSDSLASGALAWSRRQVFMLHCLGVLLNCQTNNLYAHIKDKYSLVSNLVVGLQLPSEEIRGEIMFVLYKVSILQYTSEDGDGSDVLLAFGPRILHLVVDALMKTQIDDVRLNCLALLMVLTQRGFFASVNANDTSSMNLYEADSFIQAAEDKRDGPRLNISFAEAIKGPLLSSDSQVQLSTLDLLFHYMSCDGASGKQIQVLVEENVADYVFEVLRLSECKDQVVSSCIRVLDLLSTAEQAFKQRLAIGFGTLISVVRYVSEVPFHPAQSQTLKLIWNYISDCPGMLSTSQIEELVLILTRMLKMHTEAEMGMLPEAFITVCSVFVALLKYSSSHGTLNLATSVQEASKHAILACLDLSEKHPGQILHSLYLLKETYLYGNGENFNESINIELRSYVVEVCIKQLLPWIVTAINELKEEVVLGVLETFHSLLLQDCDIQAMRLAKTLVSSSWFCFSFGCLGLYPTEKMKCRVYLMLSSLVDVLLGNGSGQPIRDAALYLPADPVDLLFLLGQKSSHNLELSSCQSAILLVLYTSSLYDERLADEKLVLASLDQYLLVNGRDLQYGAADSLAVMRLVNLYALFRGLAKMNYQIPYSSKAESILFQLMTENEWDLSSAGIHSVSLKWLFQQEKISKLLSYQILKFSRSTSSNGTDIIVQGRNDRVLSKEAIAKLVAAGDNYGATIFVCLLTDLAKDIGQEHDIISVVTLMETIITIFPAASNQLCLCGIGKVIYTLCYDTSHTFSPQILKAISVLIFKILRLVQPEILSSDENWLAVTMKLMENLDTSEAADRWNQESLVVIGVLSLVLHHSTNEVLLEASKAILFNTSLVSTINSIIDAAHLKGPALVDHDEGTGIGESLIFVLLLNYFSLRSLPAVLPEFVDWKNFFDLPNRMQPLSFIGIHCHDLCRLMHFGSSLVKLVASYSLLQLLTRLSDQRDKNHFELKCTVGYLMSVIDILEGLIFYSDLRVAMNCGLCLSIILGWEMLDMQKTTLIEKNSWCRLIVEELAMSLAAPCLATKSFINHHKPAIHVAVALLKLQKVPGWMRSVFNDTCISCIIENLSATNVNTEMVFLFRELLNSEYLKTAHIANLNRVLQACRQHLYADIAQDDESDEHVKKTATTPNDVEEVCEFLIYLMSSESSPDMDSRGSHIGIGNKQLLEEIELFSRTLTVER from the exons ATGTTCGTCAACGATTCACAGGAACCGGACCTCGATCTCGAAGAAGAAGCAGAATCCTACTTTGATCCATCACAATCATGCCCCCAAGGCCATCGATCTACACTTATCCTCCGAACCCAGCAGGGCGGCTCCATCTGCCTCCTCTGCTTCTCCAACCTTGTTTCCAACCCTCTCTCTCCTACTCTCCATGTCTCCTATGCCCTCTCCCAGCTCTCTCATGCCCTCTCTCAGCCCCAATTTCTCCACTCCATTCGCTCCTTCCACTCTCACCTCTTCGTCTCCCCTCTCGTCAAAGCTCTCTCCTCCTTCGACGACGAGCCCATTGCCCGACAGGTCATTGATCTCATCGTCAATATCTGTGATTCAGATGATGGATCGGTATGCTGTGAGTTTGTGGCCCGGGTTTCGGATTCTCTCGCTTCCGGCGCGTTGGCGTGGAGTCGGCGCCAGGTTTTTATG CTTCATTGCTTAGGGGTTCTCTTAAACTGTCAGACAAATAACCTCTATGCACACATCAAGGACAAATATAGCCTTGTGTCCAACCTTGTTGTGGGTCTTCAATTGCCCAG TGAGGAGATCCGAGGAGAGATCATGTTTGTTCTGTACAAAGTATCTATTCTCCAGTATACATCAGAGGATGGTGATGGATCTGATGTTTTATTGGCCTTTGGTCCTAGGATCTTGCATCTGGTAGTGGATGCCCTCATGAAGACCCAGATTGATGATGTCCGCTTGAATTGCCTAG CACTTTTGATGGTGTTGACTCAGAGAGGGTTTTTTGCTAGTGTGAATGCAAATGACACAAGCAGCATGAATTTGTATGAAGCAGATAGCTTCATTCAAGCAGCCGAAGATAAGAGAGATGGGCCTCGTTTGAATATCAGTTTTGCTGAGGCCATCAAAGGCCCATTGCTTTCATCAGACAGCCAAGTCCAACTGAGCACATTAGATTTACTATTTCATTATATGTCTTGTGATGGTGCTTCAGGAAAGCAGATCCAAGTCCTGGTCGAAGAAAATGTTGCAGATTATGTGTTTGAAGTACTTCGATTGTCAG AATGCAAGGATCAGGTTGTTAGCTCTTGCATTCGGGTACTTGATCTTTTATCAACAGCTGAGCAAGCCTTCAAACAAAGGCTAGCCATTGGGTTTGGAACTCTGATTTCAGTAGTACGTTACGTATCTGAAGTTCCCTTTCATCCTGCCCAAAGTCAGACACTAAAGCTCATATGGAATTATATTTCTGATTGCCCCGGGATGCTATCCACTTCTCAAATAGAGGAGTTAGTTCTTATTCTCACAAGGATGCTTAAAATGCATACTGAGGCGGAGATGGGCATGCTTCCTGAGGCATTTATAACAGTTTGCTCAGTCTTTGTAGCTCTTCTGAAGTATTCATCTTCTCATGGGACTTTAAATCTGGCAACATCGGTTCAAGAAGCATCAAAACATGCCATTTTAGCCTGTCTAGATCTCTCCGAAAAACATCCTGGACAAATTTTGCATTCGTTGTACCTACTTAAAGAGACATATCTTTATGGTAATGGAGAAAACTTCAATGAATCCATTAACATTGAACTACGAAGTTATGTGGTGGAAGTATGCATAAAACAATTATTACCTTGGATTGTAACAGCCATCAATGAACTGAAGGAGGAAGTTGTCCTTGGGGTATTGGAAACTTTTCATTCATTACTGCTTCAGGATTGTGATATCCAAGCCATGAGACTTGCAAAGACCTTGGTTTCATCATCTTGGTTTTGTTTCTCGTTTGGATGTCTAGGCTTATATCCTACAGAAAAAATGAAATGCAGAGTATATCTGATGCTTAGTTCACTTGTGGATGTTCTTTTGGGAAATGGCTCTGGGCAACCCATTAGAGATGCTGCTCTATATCTGCCAGCTGATCCTGTGGATTTGTTGTTTTTACTTGGGCAAAAGAGCTCTCATAATTTGGAATTGTCTTCTTGTCAATCTGCCATTTTGCTGGTATTATACACCAGCTCTTTGTATGATGAAAG ACTTGCAGATGAGAAGTTGGTTTTAGCTTCTTTGGATCAGTATCTCCTAGTCAATGGTAGAGATTTACAATATGGGGCTGCTGATTCCCTTGCAGTGATGCGACTAGTGAACCTTTATGCTCTTTTTAGGGGTCTTGCCAAAATGAACTACCAAATCCCCTACAGTTCAAAAGCAGAGAGCATACTTTTTCAGCTGATGACTGAAAATGAATGGGATTTGTCTTCTGCAGGAATTCACTCGGTGTCATTAAAATGGTTATTTCAACAAGAGAAAATCAGCAAGCTATTGTCTTATCAGATTCTCAAATTCAGCAGAAGCACTAGTTCAAATGGGACTGACATCATAGTCCAGGGAAGAAATGATCGAGTTTTAAGCAAAGAAGCAATTGCGAAGTTAGTAGCAGCAGGAGATAACTATGGAGCAACAATTTTTGTATGCTTGTTGACAGATCTTGCCAAGGATATTGGCCAAGAGCATGACATAATCTCAGTGGTTACTCTCATGGAAACTATTATTACCATCTTTCCAGCTGCTTCAAACCAATTATGTTTGTGTGGCATAGGGAAGGTGATCTACACTCTTTGTTATGACACAAGCCACACATTTTCCCCACAGATATTGAAGGCCATCTcagttttgatttttaagattttaaggTTGGTGCAGCCTGAAATTCTTTCTAGTGATGAAAATTGGCTCGCAGTGACTATGAAG ttGATGGAGAATTTAGACACCTCGGAGGCTGCAGATAGGTGGAATCAGGAAAGTCTTGTTGTAATTGGGGTTCTTTCCCTGGTTTTGCACCACTCCACCAATGAAGTACTGTTAGAAGCTTCAAAAGCTATTCTTTTTAATACTTCTCTTGTATCTACAATCAACAGCATAATCGACGCTGCCCACTTAAAGGGGCCTGCTTTGGTCGACCATGATGAGGGGACCGGCATTGGAGAAAGTTTGATATTTGTGCTTTTactaaattatttctctttaagaaG TTTGCCTGCTGTCCTACCTGAGTTTGTGGATTGGAAAAATTTCTTTGATCTACCAAATAGGATGCAGCCGTTGTCCTTCATTGGAATTCATTGTCATGACCTATGCAGACTCATGCATTTTGGGTCCTCTCTGGTGAAGCTTGTTGCTTCCTACAGTCTGTTACAGTTGCTAACCAGATTATCGGACCAGAGAGATAAAAATCACTTTGAACTGAAATGCACCGTGGGGTATCTTATGTCTGTAATTGATATATTAGAAGGCTTGATTTTTTACAGCGATCTCAGAGTGGCTATGAACTGTGGCCTCTGTCTATCCATAATTTTGGGGTGGGAAATGCTGGACATGCAAAAGACAACGTTGATTGAAAAGAACAGTTGGTGTAGGTTGATTGTAGAAGAGCTAGCAATGTCTTTGGCGGCTCCTTGTTTAGCGACAAAATCTTTCATTAATCATCACAAGCCTGCAATTCATGTAGCTGTGGCACTTCTAAAACTCCAGAAGGTTCCTGGGTGGATGAGATCTGTGTTCAATGATACATGCATATCTTGCATAATTGAAAACCTTTCAGCGACTAATGTGAATACGGAAATGGTGTTTTTGTTTCGAGAGCTATTAAATTCCGAGTATCTGAAGACTGCACATATTGCTAACCTGAATCGGGTGCTCCAG GCTTGCAGACAACATTTGTATGCTGACATTGCTCAAGATGATGAATCAGATGAGCATGTGAAGAAGACGGCTACCACCCCAAACGATGTGGAAGAAGTTTGTGAGTTTCTCATTTACTTGATGTCATCCGAGTCATCTCCAGATATGGATTCTAGGGGATCACATATTGGGATTGGGAATAAGCAACTGTTAGAAGAGATAGAGTTGTTTTCTAGGACCTTGACAGTGGAAAGATGA
- the LOC121242883 gene encoding protein PUTATIVE RECOMBINATION INITIATION DEFECT 1 isoform X3, whose protein sequence is MVLTQRGFFASVNANDTSSMNLYEADSFIQAAEDKRDGPRLNISFAEAIKGPLLSSDSQVQLSTLDLLFHYMSCDGASGKQIQVLVEENVADYVFEVLRLSECKDQVVSSCIRVLDLLSTAEQAFKQRLAIGFGTLISVVRYVSEVPFHPAQSQTLKLIWNYISDCPGMLSTSQIEELVLILTRMLKMHTEAEMGMLPEAFITVCSVFVALLKYSSSHGTLNLATSVQEASKHAILACLDLSEKHPGQILHSLYLLKETYLYGNGENFNESINIELRSYVVEVCIKQLLPWIVTAINELKEEVVLGVLETFHSLLLQDCDIQAMRLAKTLVSSSWFCFSFGCLGLYPTEKMKCRVYLMLSSLVDVLLGNGSGQPIRDAALYLPADPVDLLFLLGQKSSHNLELSSCQSAILLVLYTSSLYDERLADEKLVLASLDQYLLVNGRDLQYGAADSLAVMRLVNLYALFRGLAKMNYQIPYSSKAESILFQLMTENEWDLSSAGIHSVSLKWLFQQEKISKLLSYQILKFSRSTSSNGTDIIVQGRNDRVLSKEAIAKLVAAGDNYGATIFVCLLTDLAKDIGQEHDIISVVTLMETIITIFPAASNQLCLCGIGKVIYTLCYDTSHTFSPQILKAISVLIFKILRLVQPEILSSDENWLAVTMKLMENLDTSEAADRWNQESLVVIGVLSLVLHHSTNEVLLEASKAILFNTSLVSTINSIIDAAHLKGPALVDHDEGTGIGESLIFVLLLNYFSLRSLPAVLPEFVDWKNFFDLPNRMQPLSFIGIHCHDLCRLMHFGSSLVKLVASYSLLQLLTRLSDQRDKNHFELKCTVGYLMSVIDILEGLIFYSDLRVAMNCGLCLSIILGWEMLDMQKTTLIEKNSWCRLIVEELAMSLAAPCLATKSFINHHKPAIHVAVALLKLQKVPGWMRSVFNDTCISCIIENLSATNVNTEMVFLFRELLNSEYLKTAHIANLNRVLQACRQHLYADIAQDDESDEHVKKTATTPNDVEEVCEFLIYLMSSESSPDMDSRGSHIGIGNKQLLEEIELFSRTLTVER, encoded by the exons ATGGTGTTGACTCAGAGAGGGTTTTTTGCTAGTGTGAATGCAAATGACACAAGCAGCATGAATTTGTATGAAGCAGATAGCTTCATTCAAGCAGCCGAAGATAAGAGAGATGGGCCTCGTTTGAATATCAGTTTTGCTGAGGCCATCAAAGGCCCATTGCTTTCATCAGACAGCCAAGTCCAACTGAGCACATTAGATTTACTATTTCATTATATGTCTTGTGATGGTGCTTCAGGAAAGCAGATCCAAGTCCTGGTCGAAGAAAATGTTGCAGATTATGTGTTTGAAGTACTTCGATTGTCAG AATGCAAGGATCAGGTTGTTAGCTCTTGCATTCGGGTACTTGATCTTTTATCAACAGCTGAGCAAGCCTTCAAACAAAGGCTAGCCATTGGGTTTGGAACTCTGATTTCAGTAGTACGTTACGTATCTGAAGTTCCCTTTCATCCTGCCCAAAGTCAGACACTAAAGCTCATATGGAATTATATTTCTGATTGCCCCGGGATGCTATCCACTTCTCAAATAGAGGAGTTAGTTCTTATTCTCACAAGGATGCTTAAAATGCATACTGAGGCGGAGATGGGCATGCTTCCTGAGGCATTTATAACAGTTTGCTCAGTCTTTGTAGCTCTTCTGAAGTATTCATCTTCTCATGGGACTTTAAATCTGGCAACATCGGTTCAAGAAGCATCAAAACATGCCATTTTAGCCTGTCTAGATCTCTCCGAAAAACATCCTGGACAAATTTTGCATTCGTTGTACCTACTTAAAGAGACATATCTTTATGGTAATGGAGAAAACTTCAATGAATCCATTAACATTGAACTACGAAGTTATGTGGTGGAAGTATGCATAAAACAATTATTACCTTGGATTGTAACAGCCATCAATGAACTGAAGGAGGAAGTTGTCCTTGGGGTATTGGAAACTTTTCATTCATTACTGCTTCAGGATTGTGATATCCAAGCCATGAGACTTGCAAAGACCTTGGTTTCATCATCTTGGTTTTGTTTCTCGTTTGGATGTCTAGGCTTATATCCTACAGAAAAAATGAAATGCAGAGTATATCTGATGCTTAGTTCACTTGTGGATGTTCTTTTGGGAAATGGCTCTGGGCAACCCATTAGAGATGCTGCTCTATATCTGCCAGCTGATCCTGTGGATTTGTTGTTTTTACTTGGGCAAAAGAGCTCTCATAATTTGGAATTGTCTTCTTGTCAATCTGCCATTTTGCTGGTATTATACACCAGCTCTTTGTATGATGAAAG ACTTGCAGATGAGAAGTTGGTTTTAGCTTCTTTGGATCAGTATCTCCTAGTCAATGGTAGAGATTTACAATATGGGGCTGCTGATTCCCTTGCAGTGATGCGACTAGTGAACCTTTATGCTCTTTTTAGGGGTCTTGCCAAAATGAACTACCAAATCCCCTACAGTTCAAAAGCAGAGAGCATACTTTTTCAGCTGATGACTGAAAATGAATGGGATTTGTCTTCTGCAGGAATTCACTCGGTGTCATTAAAATGGTTATTTCAACAAGAGAAAATCAGCAAGCTATTGTCTTATCAGATTCTCAAATTCAGCAGAAGCACTAGTTCAAATGGGACTGACATCATAGTCCAGGGAAGAAATGATCGAGTTTTAAGCAAAGAAGCAATTGCGAAGTTAGTAGCAGCAGGAGATAACTATGGAGCAACAATTTTTGTATGCTTGTTGACAGATCTTGCCAAGGATATTGGCCAAGAGCATGACATAATCTCAGTGGTTACTCTCATGGAAACTATTATTACCATCTTTCCAGCTGCTTCAAACCAATTATGTTTGTGTGGCATAGGGAAGGTGATCTACACTCTTTGTTATGACACAAGCCACACATTTTCCCCACAGATATTGAAGGCCATCTcagttttgatttttaagattttaaggTTGGTGCAGCCTGAAATTCTTTCTAGTGATGAAAATTGGCTCGCAGTGACTATGAAG ttGATGGAGAATTTAGACACCTCGGAGGCTGCAGATAGGTGGAATCAGGAAAGTCTTGTTGTAATTGGGGTTCTTTCCCTGGTTTTGCACCACTCCACCAATGAAGTACTGTTAGAAGCTTCAAAAGCTATTCTTTTTAATACTTCTCTTGTATCTACAATCAACAGCATAATCGACGCTGCCCACTTAAAGGGGCCTGCTTTGGTCGACCATGATGAGGGGACCGGCATTGGAGAAAGTTTGATATTTGTGCTTTTactaaattatttctctttaagaaG TTTGCCTGCTGTCCTACCTGAGTTTGTGGATTGGAAAAATTTCTTTGATCTACCAAATAGGATGCAGCCGTTGTCCTTCATTGGAATTCATTGTCATGACCTATGCAGACTCATGCATTTTGGGTCCTCTCTGGTGAAGCTTGTTGCTTCCTACAGTCTGTTACAGTTGCTAACCAGATTATCGGACCAGAGAGATAAAAATCACTTTGAACTGAAATGCACCGTGGGGTATCTTATGTCTGTAATTGATATATTAGAAGGCTTGATTTTTTACAGCGATCTCAGAGTGGCTATGAACTGTGGCCTCTGTCTATCCATAATTTTGGGGTGGGAAATGCTGGACATGCAAAAGACAACGTTGATTGAAAAGAACAGTTGGTGTAGGTTGATTGTAGAAGAGCTAGCAATGTCTTTGGCGGCTCCTTGTTTAGCGACAAAATCTTTCATTAATCATCACAAGCCTGCAATTCATGTAGCTGTGGCACTTCTAAAACTCCAGAAGGTTCCTGGGTGGATGAGATCTGTGTTCAATGATACATGCATATCTTGCATAATTGAAAACCTTTCAGCGACTAATGTGAATACGGAAATGGTGTTTTTGTTTCGAGAGCTATTAAATTCCGAGTATCTGAAGACTGCACATATTGCTAACCTGAATCGGGTGCTCCAG GCTTGCAGACAACATTTGTATGCTGACATTGCTCAAGATGATGAATCAGATGAGCATGTGAAGAAGACGGCTACCACCCCAAACGATGTGGAAGAAGTTTGTGAGTTTCTCATTTACTTGATGTCATCCGAGTCATCTCCAGATATGGATTCTAGGGGATCACATATTGGGATTGGGAATAAGCAACTGTTAGAAGAGATAGAGTTGTTTTCTAGGACCTTGACAGTGGAAAGATGA
- the LOC121242883 gene encoding protein PUTATIVE RECOMBINATION INITIATION DEFECT 1 isoform X2: MFVLYKVSILQYTSEDGDGSDVLLAFGPRILHLVVDALMKTQIDDVRLNCLALLMVLTQRGFFASVNANDTSSMNLYEADSFIQAAEDKRDGPRLNISFAEAIKGPLLSSDSQVQLSTLDLLFHYMSCDGASGKQIQVLVEENVADYVFEVLRLSECKDQVVSSCIRVLDLLSTAEQAFKQRLAIGFGTLISVVRYVSEVPFHPAQSQTLKLIWNYISDCPGMLSTSQIEELVLILTRMLKMHTEAEMGMLPEAFITVCSVFVALLKYSSSHGTLNLATSVQEASKHAILACLDLSEKHPGQILHSLYLLKETYLYGNGENFNESINIELRSYVVEVCIKQLLPWIVTAINELKEEVVLGVLETFHSLLLQDCDIQAMRLAKTLVSSSWFCFSFGCLGLYPTEKMKCRVYLMLSSLVDVLLGNGSGQPIRDAALYLPADPVDLLFLLGQKSSHNLELSSCQSAILLVLYTSSLYDERLADEKLVLASLDQYLLVNGRDLQYGAADSLAVMRLVNLYALFRGLAKMNYQIPYSSKAESILFQLMTENEWDLSSAGIHSVSLKWLFQQEKISKLLSYQILKFSRSTSSNGTDIIVQGRNDRVLSKEAIAKLVAAGDNYGATIFVCLLTDLAKDIGQEHDIISVVTLMETIITIFPAASNQLCLCGIGKVIYTLCYDTSHTFSPQILKAISVLIFKILRLVQPEILSSDENWLAVTMKLMENLDTSEAADRWNQESLVVIGVLSLVLHHSTNEVLLEASKAILFNTSLVSTINSIIDAAHLKGPALVDHDEGTGIGESLIFVLLLNYFSLRSLPAVLPEFVDWKNFFDLPNRMQPLSFIGIHCHDLCRLMHFGSSLVKLVASYSLLQLLTRLSDQRDKNHFELKCTVGYLMSVIDILEGLIFYSDLRVAMNCGLCLSIILGWEMLDMQKTTLIEKNSWCRLIVEELAMSLAAPCLATKSFINHHKPAIHVAVALLKLQKVPGWMRSVFNDTCISCIIENLSATNVNTEMVFLFRELLNSEYLKTAHIANLNRVLQACRQHLYADIAQDDESDEHVKKTATTPNDVEEVCEFLIYLMSSESSPDMDSRGSHIGIGNKQLLEEIELFSRTLTVER; encoded by the exons ATGTTTGTTCTGTACAAAGTATCTATTCTCCAGTATACATCAGAGGATGGTGATGGATCTGATGTTTTATTGGCCTTTGGTCCTAGGATCTTGCATCTGGTAGTGGATGCCCTCATGAAGACCCAGATTGATGATGTCCGCTTGAATTGCCTAG CACTTTTGATGGTGTTGACTCAGAGAGGGTTTTTTGCTAGTGTGAATGCAAATGACACAAGCAGCATGAATTTGTATGAAGCAGATAGCTTCATTCAAGCAGCCGAAGATAAGAGAGATGGGCCTCGTTTGAATATCAGTTTTGCTGAGGCCATCAAAGGCCCATTGCTTTCATCAGACAGCCAAGTCCAACTGAGCACATTAGATTTACTATTTCATTATATGTCTTGTGATGGTGCTTCAGGAAAGCAGATCCAAGTCCTGGTCGAAGAAAATGTTGCAGATTATGTGTTTGAAGTACTTCGATTGTCAG AATGCAAGGATCAGGTTGTTAGCTCTTGCATTCGGGTACTTGATCTTTTATCAACAGCTGAGCAAGCCTTCAAACAAAGGCTAGCCATTGGGTTTGGAACTCTGATTTCAGTAGTACGTTACGTATCTGAAGTTCCCTTTCATCCTGCCCAAAGTCAGACACTAAAGCTCATATGGAATTATATTTCTGATTGCCCCGGGATGCTATCCACTTCTCAAATAGAGGAGTTAGTTCTTATTCTCACAAGGATGCTTAAAATGCATACTGAGGCGGAGATGGGCATGCTTCCTGAGGCATTTATAACAGTTTGCTCAGTCTTTGTAGCTCTTCTGAAGTATTCATCTTCTCATGGGACTTTAAATCTGGCAACATCGGTTCAAGAAGCATCAAAACATGCCATTTTAGCCTGTCTAGATCTCTCCGAAAAACATCCTGGACAAATTTTGCATTCGTTGTACCTACTTAAAGAGACATATCTTTATGGTAATGGAGAAAACTTCAATGAATCCATTAACATTGAACTACGAAGTTATGTGGTGGAAGTATGCATAAAACAATTATTACCTTGGATTGTAACAGCCATCAATGAACTGAAGGAGGAAGTTGTCCTTGGGGTATTGGAAACTTTTCATTCATTACTGCTTCAGGATTGTGATATCCAAGCCATGAGACTTGCAAAGACCTTGGTTTCATCATCTTGGTTTTGTTTCTCGTTTGGATGTCTAGGCTTATATCCTACAGAAAAAATGAAATGCAGAGTATATCTGATGCTTAGTTCACTTGTGGATGTTCTTTTGGGAAATGGCTCTGGGCAACCCATTAGAGATGCTGCTCTATATCTGCCAGCTGATCCTGTGGATTTGTTGTTTTTACTTGGGCAAAAGAGCTCTCATAATTTGGAATTGTCTTCTTGTCAATCTGCCATTTTGCTGGTATTATACACCAGCTCTTTGTATGATGAAAG ACTTGCAGATGAGAAGTTGGTTTTAGCTTCTTTGGATCAGTATCTCCTAGTCAATGGTAGAGATTTACAATATGGGGCTGCTGATTCCCTTGCAGTGATGCGACTAGTGAACCTTTATGCTCTTTTTAGGGGTCTTGCCAAAATGAACTACCAAATCCCCTACAGTTCAAAAGCAGAGAGCATACTTTTTCAGCTGATGACTGAAAATGAATGGGATTTGTCTTCTGCAGGAATTCACTCGGTGTCATTAAAATGGTTATTTCAACAAGAGAAAATCAGCAAGCTATTGTCTTATCAGATTCTCAAATTCAGCAGAAGCACTAGTTCAAATGGGACTGACATCATAGTCCAGGGAAGAAATGATCGAGTTTTAAGCAAAGAAGCAATTGCGAAGTTAGTAGCAGCAGGAGATAACTATGGAGCAACAATTTTTGTATGCTTGTTGACAGATCTTGCCAAGGATATTGGCCAAGAGCATGACATAATCTCAGTGGTTACTCTCATGGAAACTATTATTACCATCTTTCCAGCTGCTTCAAACCAATTATGTTTGTGTGGCATAGGGAAGGTGATCTACACTCTTTGTTATGACACAAGCCACACATTTTCCCCACAGATATTGAAGGCCATCTcagttttgatttttaagattttaaggTTGGTGCAGCCTGAAATTCTTTCTAGTGATGAAAATTGGCTCGCAGTGACTATGAAG ttGATGGAGAATTTAGACACCTCGGAGGCTGCAGATAGGTGGAATCAGGAAAGTCTTGTTGTAATTGGGGTTCTTTCCCTGGTTTTGCACCACTCCACCAATGAAGTACTGTTAGAAGCTTCAAAAGCTATTCTTTTTAATACTTCTCTTGTATCTACAATCAACAGCATAATCGACGCTGCCCACTTAAAGGGGCCTGCTTTGGTCGACCATGATGAGGGGACCGGCATTGGAGAAAGTTTGATATTTGTGCTTTTactaaattatttctctttaagaaG TTTGCCTGCTGTCCTACCTGAGTTTGTGGATTGGAAAAATTTCTTTGATCTACCAAATAGGATGCAGCCGTTGTCCTTCATTGGAATTCATTGTCATGACCTATGCAGACTCATGCATTTTGGGTCCTCTCTGGTGAAGCTTGTTGCTTCCTACAGTCTGTTACAGTTGCTAACCAGATTATCGGACCAGAGAGATAAAAATCACTTTGAACTGAAATGCACCGTGGGGTATCTTATGTCTGTAATTGATATATTAGAAGGCTTGATTTTTTACAGCGATCTCAGAGTGGCTATGAACTGTGGCCTCTGTCTATCCATAATTTTGGGGTGGGAAATGCTGGACATGCAAAAGACAACGTTGATTGAAAAGAACAGTTGGTGTAGGTTGATTGTAGAAGAGCTAGCAATGTCTTTGGCGGCTCCTTGTTTAGCGACAAAATCTTTCATTAATCATCACAAGCCTGCAATTCATGTAGCTGTGGCACTTCTAAAACTCCAGAAGGTTCCTGGGTGGATGAGATCTGTGTTCAATGATACATGCATATCTTGCATAATTGAAAACCTTTCAGCGACTAATGTGAATACGGAAATGGTGTTTTTGTTTCGAGAGCTATTAAATTCCGAGTATCTGAAGACTGCACATATTGCTAACCTGAATCGGGTGCTCCAG GCTTGCAGACAACATTTGTATGCTGACATTGCTCAAGATGATGAATCAGATGAGCATGTGAAGAAGACGGCTACCACCCCAAACGATGTGGAAGAAGTTTGTGAGTTTCTCATTTACTTGATGTCATCCGAGTCATCTCCAGATATGGATTCTAGGGGATCACATATTGGGATTGGGAATAAGCAACTGTTAGAAGAGATAGAGTTGTTTTCTAGGACCTTGACAGTGGAAAGATGA